The region caacaacaacaacaaacctatAGATAACATATATTAACCACTAAAAAATacgcttaaaaaaaaattgcagagtAGTGACATCCGGCAACCCTGCGTGGCCGGCGGGTATATAAAGAGTGGAATGACAATGGCGGCTCATTTCCTTTGCCGAGAAGATGGTAAGTGTGAATAGCAACTCCGAACAGACGCTGGAAATATTCACTCTTAGCTTTGTTAGTTTCTGCTACTGGGAAACATTTCTGCACTGCACCTCACTATATTCAAAGCATCGAGTTGTAGTTACACGTGTTTTTAGAGGTGCTTAAATGGTTCTAGTAatctattaaccctttcagcactgggatgcatttttattttgttttgcatacgattggacgattttatttactttagaaTGAGTTTATGAAAGTTAGAACACTAGTGGacagagacttcactattttaatccccacataagtttgtgaagctgtataaaatcagcaaatagtaggcagaataaatatgaaaactatCGAGAACTCTGCTCATCATCTCCGTGGCTTTTGAAAGTGGTGATAGTGAGTGTGTGAAGAGTTTGTGGTTACGTGTGTGACTTTCTTGGTAATATTTGTGAAAGTTAAGATATATTTGGGTGCCATGTAatcagttttctttgttttctttcttctttttaatggtTCTACAGGGAAATTAGTGTGGTTTTAAATCCTTCAGTGCTTATCTTCTGCACCTGCAACTAACTGTAGAAGTTATCCAGATTTCCAGAATTGGCAATCTTTAGTGGAAGTTCTTGTGGTTTTCAATTGTTAACAAGCTGTAGTGCAGTGGTTCCCTAACTATTCCTGAGGGAGTACCACATGGAGGTCCTATAACAGTCCCCACGTACCGCCTGGTTCCAGAAAAACTCAATTCAGCAAACAACACTGTATTAACCATTACTTTACCTTAACACTACACAACCAATTCGAAGGGTGgatctgtttcttcttcatcagCTGATCGATGacagattatcttgtgtaaggcaataatcATCTTTTGTGAGAAATGAATTGATTTAATTTAACTAAAAATCGCGTATGATCGTGAAAATACTCATGCATGACCTGGTGGGCCAGTGGTACCGCGAAAGCCTACCAGGTGATACATGAACACTTTCGAGATCATAGCCACATTTTGCACAGGTACCACAGGGAGCGGAGATTATTCGAGTATTAAAGGATAATATGAtttcagtgatagtttgacagtcTCCAGTGAAAGCTATTGGGAATTTCAAGGATGTTATCAAGATTCTGGTAATAGTTTAACATGttccagtggaagttattggaattTTCAAGAGTTTAACAGGTCCCAGCGAGAGTTATTGGGAtgttcaaggatgttttcagttcccatcccttcttttttcccttatcacctctccctcctcttccccgctCACCGCGAGGCGCTACGTGGCAAGGCGGTGCAGGCTGCAACAACTCTCACGCAGGGAAACACGCTCGCACTATCACATTATCGCATTATTTTGCATTCAGGcatgacacatttccttcttattATCTAGCAAGGATACCGgccagaaaattgaaaaaaaacaaaagaaaaaaaagtcttaatgAAGTGCCAGTCCTGAAAGAAAGGTCAGAAGTGTAATGcagaggataagtgtcttgaaatctcccttctgaaagagttcaagtcacagCAAGCAGGTAacagagaagcaggcagggagttcatgAGTTTACCACAGAAAGGAGTTGATTATTGAAAACACTGATTAAATCTTGCATtgtggaggtggacagaataggagagagagagagagagagagagagagagagagagagagagagagagagagaggaagcgaatatattttgttttcctcctcttactcctttgcATGAttcttactgctactattaccactagtagtagtagtagtagtagtagtagtagtagtagtagtagtacgtagtagtagtaatagtagtaggattGAGTCTATGCTGTCATTgaaatcttgttcttgttctttttctttttctttttctttttctccttctttttctacttcttcttcttcttcttcttcttctttttctttttctttttctttttcttcttcttcttcttcttcttcttcttcttcttcttcttcttcttcttctttcttttattattatcttcttcttcttcttcttcttcttcttcttcttcttcttcttcttcttcttcttcttcttcttcttcttcttcttcttcttcttttcttcttcttcttcttcttcttcttcttcttcttcttcttcttcttcttcttcttcttcttcttcttcttcttcttcttcttcttctttttatttttattattttattattgttattattattattattattattattattattattattattattattattattattatcattatcataattattattattattattattattataattattattattattattatcattattattattattgttattatcattatcattaataattttgttattattattattatctttattatcattgttattattattattattattattattattattattattatatattattattattattattattattattattattattattattattattattattattatcattattattattatcattatctctctctctctctctctctctctctctctctctctctctctctctctctctctcacactctctttcCTACAGGTTCCCTTCCTGTACGTGGTGGTGGCTGCCGCCCTCGCCGTGCCCCACACACTCTCCCTGGACCAAGAGGTGGTAAGCACACCAAGCAGCGTTGTGCCACACTTTACCGCCGCGCCACCACTACTCTCCAAAGGCTCTTGTTGAAGTGCCGCTGATTTTTATCCCCTACAGCGTCAGATACCTATGACTTACTTGCTATTTCTTGATACCACTGAACTTCAGATATGTAGGTCACACGCGCTGAACGAATTGTTTTTCCGTCACCGGGGTGTGTCTGTGGTGGTGCCCCGGTAAACTGATCCCTTGGGACTACTGACCACccgatgtatttattttattaccaTAACCGTTAGGCCTGCCAGCCATTGTATCTGGGTacccttgtttttatttgtgtggaCGTTGGGGATGGTGAAGTGAACACTGAAGTGGTCTATGGCTGGAGAGTGGTTTGACAGTGTTATGGGTGAGGTGAAGTGGCCATGGATGCGTATTACTGACATCCACAACTGCCTCATTACAAGTGTGTCGAGTGTAATGAGGACTGTGCTATCCTCAGTGTCTTATTCACAACCATACCCTGACAAACTAGTGGTATGTACTGAGGGAGCCAACCATCAGCAGCGTAGTAAGGCAATACTTGTCAGTGTCGATATCACGGTTGGCGAAGCGATTGTGAAGCTTTTTTAATATGTGCTGCGAAAAAAGCCACTAATATTGTCTGCAAGTGTTggtaaaagacaaaataatgtTTACAAATAGATTCACAATTTCAAAGCAGAACTAAAACCTCATATATTGTTCTTATTGATGCCACAAACATGCCATGAACTCAGCAGTTATGAACCCTATGAGAAAATGCAACTGCGTGAGAGAAAATTCTTTGAGATACTTTATATGAATAGACGCGGCACAAAACACGGACGTCTAGGGAACAGTATGCCAAAAGACGTtacatttcttaattttttcttggtttacagccgttgtataaaaaaaaagaccgatTTTTCTCCTAATTTTGGGTGGCAAAGAAATTACAAAATGCTAAAGCGCTTCACGGATCAATGGTGTTTGTGAGGTTCTATTGACAaagtaacaagatttccactCTATCGATAAGATAAATGATAACTAACACGGGTGTTTTAGGATAACTTTACTGTTCGAGCGACACACGAacaatttttttacattatgaacaAGAGATACAATAAGTGACgcaggttttcaagtgttttccattgttttagtgacagattgataagatttcccCATAATTAACGGTAGAGAAGGacgtgaaaaggaaggaaaggatctATGTGGTCTTAGAAAACAGTcatagtgagaaagagaagcttTGTAGAATACGGAACATAGCGCTACAAAATGCACCATCTGATATATTCTCTTCGCCTCATTgctgaagaaaacagaaaatgacaaATACGATAAACTGATACTTGTTTAAAAATTGAGCGTCAGTGTTGAATGGATAATGAAGTttgtcagtccgtcagtcagttGATTGGTTAATCCGTCTATCTGTTTTTACATTGATCAGTTAGCCAGTTCTCGGTGTATCCATTAGGACACTTCAGTAGGTCCATGGCATGAGATCCACTTTTAATCTTCTATTTATCCAGTTTCTGTTATCAGCTTTGTTGTGTTCCCTACCAGACTTTTATCCCTTCATCAGATCCCTCTGCATTTAAAACCTTCAGTGTTCTCTCGCCAAGGACATTGCTAACCCTTTGTGTCTTGAGTCTTTCCGTCGGTTGTGTCCAGTGTTTAGTCCTCTCACTAATGAAGTATTCCTCTTCAGTGTTCATAATTTTTAGGACACTATGCTCTTAAGATGACCCCAGCGCCACACCTATGAACGTGTTGAGGGGTGTAACACTGTCAGGAATCTTAGCTACGCAAGTTTCATTTATAACAGGTGGGATTTATTGAAGGTCTTATTCATTTTCCAATGTCCTCCTGTCCAGGACTTGACGGTCGGGCCGGGCTGTGTGGAGGGTAACTTGGTGTACCCAGCCCCCCCTGACTATGTGAAGTGCCCCGACCCTGATGAAGCTGAGACGACCCTCATCACTAATTATGACGACTGCTCCTCATACTTCCGGTGCTACGACTTGACGCCTAAGCTGGAGTGTTGCCCGAAGGGAATGTTGTACGATCCGCCCATGAGAGTGTGTGACGACCCTCCCCACGTGAGTACCGCGGGGTGAGGCTAGGTAAAGTGACTCTGGGCCTCATAGCCTGCGCTGCATGTGTTCCAGACGGCTGTGCTGTACTGTAGCTGTGATAGTGTCCGGGGTTGAGGGATACATGAACAAGACGGCTGCACATAAATTAATACAGAACTATATGACTGTACAGAGCAATCAGTGAGGCAGAGCTGTCAGCCATTGCTATTCCCAGAGGCTGAGTAGACTAGACTGACCTCAGAGCCACGCAGGAGTCAGCGTTAGGACACAGCTGTAAGGTCATTGTTAGTATGTAAGTGTTAGGTGCAGCAAACTATACTATCTACATGGGAGCGAAATAAAAAAGTCCATATATTCTTTGAAGTAATGAAGTAATACTGTCTAGTTATAGGATTGTAAGGAAACtaatcaaagaaaaggaaaaagaatcaaGAAAATCAGCTTAACACAAACATTAAAAGCTGACCATGTGCTATAGTGTCACTCAAAACGTCAGGCTAGGTAAGCTCAGATCACGTTAGGTTAGGCcaagtcaggtcaggttagatcaAGTTAGGTCGAGTCAGGCTAGGTCAAGAGTGTTTGGAATAATTTATGTCCGTCACTGTTCACTATCTCTTGTTCCAGGTGGACTGTGGCACCAGACCCATCCTAGACTAcccccccaccactaccactaccaccaccactaccaccaccaccactactaccaccaccacaacgcctGAATCCAgctccaccagctccaccagCACAGAGATTTCAAGCACGCTAGTTCCAGGTATAGACCCGAAGTGCCACGACATGCCTGGCTACACGGGGCGCCTTCCTGTGGAGAACGACTGCACCATGTACTACCAGTGTGACGGCA is a window of Portunus trituberculatus isolate SZX2019 chromosome 1, ASM1759143v1, whole genome shotgun sequence DNA encoding:
- the LOC123503067 gene encoding uncharacterized protein LOC123503067 yields the protein MVPFLYVVVAAALAVPHTLSLDQEVDLTVGPGCVEGNLVYPAPPDYVKCPDPDEAETTLITNYDDCSSYFRCYDLTPKLECCPKGMLYDPPMRVCDDPPHVDCGTRPILDYPPTTTTTTTTTTTTTTTTTTTPESSSTSSTSTEISSTLVPGIDPKCHDMPGYTGRLPVENDCTMYYQCDGTVSGNIKIFHCPVDKDFGQMVYDPTTQTCDFQWRYPCDDHKIHPRFPFYFYWL